From a single Micromonospora pallida genomic region:
- a CDS encoding aminotransferase class III-fold pyridoxal phosphate-dependent enzyme, with translation MNYRELVERARRTTAAEEYDISGRYPSVIVHAEGAWMTDLSGNRYVDLTGADAAVILGYRHPAVNEAITRQIRDYGTAFASTLSVPRVELAERMCERYECAEKVVFHKTGTEGTAMAVRLARAATGRELVLSSGYHGWHEWQMAGEEFGYQQSTGVVGFGYNEKALTKMLAAFGDQVAGVIVSPEVLYFDLDHYRRMSALCARYDVPFILDEVYTGFRAGPKGVHGLGVPADVVVLGKGLANGHSLAAVMGRRDIIDAYDVSGIQGTYTREVPPMAAALAVLDVLDTPGVYENAERMGRRLADGMREVLTSEGVPNWVGGPALMFDVVLPNDDLGWEIYKTAHEFGVYFEDSGTQLVTTAFDEAAVDHALSAFRKATRQVIADRPDIAPTSGGELTEERKLDFAEEAFGGLLRDDERTNALIDETIEKVVNRDRSIKPVLIPAQD, from the coding sequence ATGAACTACCGTGAGTTGGTCGAGCGGGCCCGACGGACGACCGCGGCAGAGGAATACGACATCTCGGGGCGCTACCCGTCGGTGATCGTCCATGCCGAGGGCGCCTGGATGACGGATCTGTCGGGCAATCGCTACGTCGATCTGACCGGCGCTGATGCCGCCGTCATCCTCGGCTACCGTCATCCGGCCGTCAACGAGGCGATCACGCGGCAGATCCGGGACTACGGTACGGCGTTCGCGTCGACGTTGTCGGTGCCGCGGGTGGAGCTGGCGGAGCGGATGTGCGAGCGGTACGAGTGCGCGGAGAAGGTCGTCTTCCACAAGACCGGTACCGAGGGCACGGCGATGGCGGTCCGGTTGGCGCGGGCCGCGACGGGTCGGGAGTTGGTCCTGTCGTCCGGCTATCACGGCTGGCACGAATGGCAGATGGCCGGGGAAGAGTTCGGGTACCAGCAGTCCACCGGTGTGGTGGGTTTCGGGTACAACGAGAAGGCCCTGACAAAGATGCTGGCGGCGTTCGGTGACCAGGTCGCCGGCGTCATCGTCTCTCCCGAGGTGTTGTACTTCGACCTCGACCACTACCGTCGGATGTCGGCGTTGTGCGCGCGGTACGACGTGCCGTTCATCCTCGACGAGGTGTATACGGGTTTCCGGGCCGGCCCGAAGGGCGTACACGGGTTGGGCGTGCCGGCCGACGTCGTCGTCCTCGGCAAGGGTCTGGCGAATGGTCATTCGTTGGCGGCGGTGATGGGTCGTCGGGACATCATCGACGCGTACGACGTTTCGGGGATCCAGGGCACTTATACGCGGGAGGTGCCGCCGATGGCGGCGGCGCTGGCCGTGTTGGACGTGTTGGACACGCCGGGCGTGTACGAGAACGCCGAGCGGATGGGCCGTCGCCTGGCGGACGGTATGCGGGAGGTCCTGACCAGTGAGGGTGTCCCGAACTGGGTGGGCGGTCCGGCCCTGATGTTCGATGTCGTGTTGCCGAACGATGATCTGGGTTGGGAGATCTACAAGACGGCGCACGAGTTCGGGGTGTATTTCGAGGACTCGGGGACGCAGTTGGTGACGACGGCGTTCGACGAGGCTGCGGTGGACCACGCGTTGTCGGCGTTCCGTAAGGCGACGCGTCAGGTGATCGCGGATCGACCGGACATCGCGCCGACCTCGGGTGGTGAGTTGACCGAGGAGCGGAAGCTCGACTTCGCGGAGGAGGCCTTCGGCGGTCTGTTGCGTGATGACGAGCGGACGAACGCCCTGATCGACGAGACCATCGAGAAGGTGGTCAACCGGGACCGGAGCATCAAGCCCGTCCTCATCCCCGCCCAGGACTGA
- the queF gene encoding preQ(1) synthase, with amino-acid sequence MALTKLGRADTPPDRSLETFPIGDDSQEITIDCREFTCRCPITGQPDWATIRIDYRPGDRGVETKSLKLYLETFRDEGIFHEHLATKMRDDLVAALDPVFLKVTVDFNVRGGIALAASSTYQR; translated from the coding sequence ATGGCTCTGACGAAGCTCGGTCGGGCGGACACCCCGCCCGACCGATCCCTCGAAACCTTCCCGATCGGCGACGACTCGCAGGAGATCACCATCGACTGCCGGGAGTTCACCTGCCGCTGCCCCATCACCGGGCAGCCGGACTGGGCGACCATCCGGATCGACTACCGCCCGGGCGACCGGGGGGTGGAGACCAAGAGCCTCAAGCTCTACCTGGAGACCTTCCGGGATGAGGGGATCTTCCACGAGCACCTGGCGACGAAGATGCGCGACGACCTGGTGGCGGCCCTCGACCCGGTCTTCCTCAAGGTCACGGTCGACTTCAACGTCCGGGGCGGCATCGCGCTGGCGGCGTCGAGCACGTACCAGCGCTGA
- a CDS encoding DegT/DnrJ/EryC1/StrS family aminotransferase, with protein MTQKLAILGGDPLRTRPWPEWPHVGPEDVERLRTVIETRNLGGIPFPNTMHQQFAQRFTDKLGAKYGVLAANGTVTLSMALRALGVHAGDEVITTAFTWIGTVAGIVHVNAVPVLADISDDNWCIDPVKVEEAITERTKAIMVVHLGNQVADMDALLDICRRHNLLLVEDCAHAHFAEWRGKCVGTIGDAGSYSFETSKIMTSGEGGFLVTATEETFHRAMSLAHVGRKEAPYDRFPGRVFGWNHRATEMQAAVLLGQLDQYDELDKQRTAMAELLTEGLVEIGGFKPLPEDPRVTRRQRYELLFRFDTEAWDGLHRDKVLEAILAEGVEFEGNTFYPPLHRDELFHITADDWPAIRERYGEKISPDAFHLPVAERVAFDEAVWIHHSLLSVQPEDVQDMLDAVVKVRDNLGALKQSL; from the coding sequence ATGACGCAGAAACTGGCCATCCTCGGCGGCGACCCGCTCCGGACCCGGCCGTGGCCGGAGTGGCCGCACGTCGGCCCGGAGGACGTGGAGCGGCTGCGGACCGTCATCGAGACCCGCAACCTCGGTGGCATTCCCTTCCCGAACACCATGCACCAGCAGTTCGCCCAGCGGTTCACCGACAAGCTCGGCGCGAAGTACGGCGTCCTGGCCGCCAACGGCACGGTGACCCTCTCGATGGCGCTGCGCGCGCTCGGGGTCCACGCCGGCGACGAGGTGATCACCACCGCCTTCACCTGGATCGGGACGGTCGCCGGCATCGTGCACGTCAACGCCGTGCCGGTGCTGGCGGACATCTCCGACGACAACTGGTGCATCGACCCGGTGAAGGTCGAGGAGGCGATCACCGAGCGGACCAAGGCGATCATGGTGGTGCACCTGGGCAACCAGGTCGCCGACATGGACGCGCTGCTGGACATCTGCCGCCGGCACAACCTCCTGCTCGTCGAGGACTGCGCGCACGCCCACTTCGCGGAGTGGCGCGGCAAGTGTGTCGGCACCATCGGTGACGCCGGCAGCTACAGCTTCGAGACCAGCAAGATCATGACCTCCGGTGAGGGTGGCTTCCTGGTCACCGCCACCGAGGAGACGTTCCACCGGGCGATGTCCCTGGCGCACGTCGGCCGCAAGGAGGCCCCGTACGACAGGTTCCCGGGCCGGGTCTTCGGCTGGAACCACCGGGCCACCGAGATGCAGGCGGCCGTCCTGCTCGGGCAGCTCGACCAGTACGACGAACTCGACAAGCAGCGGACCGCGATGGCGGAGCTGCTGACCGAGGGACTCGTCGAGATCGGCGGTTTCAAGCCGCTGCCCGAGGACCCGCGGGTCACCCGCCGGCAGCGGTACGAACTGCTCTTCCGGTTCGACACCGAGGCCTGGGACGGACTGCACCGGGACAAGGTGCTGGAGGCGATCCTCGCCGAGGGGGTGGAGTTCGAGGGGAACACCTTCTACCCACCGCTGCACCGCGACGAGCTGTTCCACATCACCGCCGACGACTGGCCGGCGATCCGGGAGCGGTACGGCGAGAAGATCTCCCCGGACGCTTTCCACCTGCCGGTGGCGGAACGGGTGGCCTTCGACGAGGCGGTCTGGATCCACCACTCCCTGCTCTCCGTGCAGCCGGAGGACGTACAGGACATGCTGGATGCGGTGGTCAAGGTCCGGGACAATCTTGGGGCGCTGAAGCAGAGCCTATGA
- a CDS encoding B12-binding domain-containing radical SAM protein — protein sequence MTVTNKIVTGVAFPPSLLAETPPISVATLTAYLRDKGLPALGLDLNADFNEYLLNRVQIEQVQGAENTHEFTQPFIKRFFLNHITGNYFTETNFEQWDLQQQCQVAPESLSIWDPPFPFSYCEFLSILRDEPERVAKLVRDPDANIYHAFYQEKVAGKAAGLGLMGFSIMGYNQVIPALTLGYLMKQENPDLYICWGGPWVTSFADMLIPRLEACPELGDLIDALVVREGEEPLLKMAEALSRGERPVGIPGGCKPMSEQSVLDTKPVGRKLLLEMSKPRENMPNTHWRTEDGTYERSGDISWVADMNQIPTPDYSDFDLSLYTTYQEGQGSLVLQGSRSCYYMKCSFCNAITNFAPWSYRERSTENIQKDIDTFLELYPGTVHFDFADAVFPAKRLVEIADFFIEKKRPELFWEVDVRFEGNIDKPVLTKMRDSQGTLRFGLETANERLLDLVRKGNRMDVVHRLLQDSRDLGYKPFLMTIVGLPTEERNEAEELYQFLSDYHDTVTYQIADFIVERNSPIQLRPDEYGIHIDDDEQESFHHNLHFTRRAGYTDDEAQEVYQDILVRTMQRFKGAHEVDVEQERSRVDPSDSVYRLSLRAGSFALENYWVKHNNMPFEGLVPIGYKVQQQWTDMSNKGTVFEIDPDIALGALAGAGSH from the coding sequence ATGACCGTCACTAACAAGATCGTCACCGGTGTCGCGTTCCCACCGTCGTTGTTGGCGGAGACCCCGCCGATCTCGGTGGCGACGCTCACGGCCTATCTTCGCGACAAGGGTCTGCCGGCCCTCGGCCTGGACCTGAACGCGGACTTCAACGAGTACCTGCTCAACCGGGTCCAGATCGAGCAGGTGCAGGGCGCGGAGAACACCCACGAGTTCACCCAGCCGTTCATCAAGCGGTTCTTCCTGAACCACATCACCGGCAACTACTTCACCGAGACGAACTTCGAGCAGTGGGACCTGCAGCAGCAGTGCCAGGTGGCCCCGGAGAGCCTCTCCATCTGGGACCCGCCGTTCCCGTTCTCGTACTGCGAGTTCCTGTCGATCCTGCGGGACGAGCCGGAGCGCGTCGCGAAGCTGGTCCGGGACCCGGACGCGAACATCTACCACGCCTTCTACCAGGAGAAGGTGGCCGGCAAGGCCGCCGGGCTGGGCCTGATGGGCTTCTCGATCATGGGGTACAACCAGGTCATCCCCGCGCTGACCCTGGGCTACCTGATGAAGCAGGAGAACCCGGACCTCTACATCTGCTGGGGTGGCCCCTGGGTGACCTCGTTCGCGGACATGCTCATCCCGCGCCTGGAGGCCTGCCCCGAACTGGGTGACCTGATCGACGCGCTGGTCGTCCGGGAGGGCGAGGAGCCGCTGCTGAAGATGGCCGAGGCGCTGTCCCGGGGCGAGCGGCCGGTCGGCATCCCCGGCGGCTGCAAGCCGATGTCCGAGCAGAGCGTGCTCGACACCAAGCCGGTCGGCCGCAAGCTGCTGCTGGAGATGTCCAAGCCGCGGGAGAACATGCCCAACACCCACTGGCGCACCGAGGACGGCACCTACGAGCGCAGCGGTGACATCTCCTGGGTCGCCGACATGAACCAGATCCCGACCCCGGACTACAGCGACTTCGACCTGTCGCTGTACACCACTTACCAGGAGGGTCAGGGCAGCCTCGTCCTCCAGGGCTCGCGGTCCTGCTACTACATGAAGTGCTCGTTCTGCAACGCGATCACCAACTTCGCGCCGTGGAGCTACCGGGAGCGCAGCACCGAGAACATCCAGAAGGACATCGACACCTTCCTGGAGCTGTACCCCGGGACCGTGCACTTCGACTTCGCCGACGCGGTCTTCCCGGCGAAGCGGCTGGTCGAGATCGCCGACTTCTTCATCGAGAAGAAGCGCCCGGAGCTGTTCTGGGAGGTCGACGTCCGGTTCGAGGGCAACATCGACAAGCCCGTCCTGACCAAGATGCGCGACTCGCAGGGCACGCTCCGCTTCGGCCTGGAGACCGCGAACGAGCGGCTGCTCGACCTGGTCCGGAAGGGCAACCGGATGGACGTCGTCCACCGGCTGCTCCAGGACAGCCGCGATCTGGGCTACAAGCCGTTCCTGATGACCATCGTCGGCCTGCCCACCGAGGAGCGGAACGAGGCCGAGGAGCTCTACCAGTTCCTCAGCGACTACCACGACACGGTGACGTACCAGATCGCCGACTTCATCGTCGAGCGGAACTCGCCGATCCAGCTCCGGCCGGACGAGTACGGCATCCACATCGATGACGACGAGCAGGAGAGCTTCCACCACAACCTGCACTTCACCCGTCGCGCCGGCTACACCGACGACGAGGCGCAGGAGGTGTACCAGGACATCCTGGTCCGCACCATGCAGCGGTTCAAGGGCGCCCACGAGGTGGACGTGGAGCAGGAGCGGAGTCGGGTCGACCCGTCCGACTCGGTGTACCGGCTGAGCCTGCGCGCCGGGTCCTTCGCGTTGGAGAACTACTGGGTGAAGCACAACAACATGCCGTTCGAGGGCCTGGTGCCGATCGGTTACAAGGTCCAGCAGCAGTGGACCGACATGTCCAACAAGGGCACGGTCTTCGAGATCGACCCGGACATCGCCCTCGGGGCCCTCGCCGGGGCAGGTAGCCACTGA
- a CDS encoding glycosyltransferase family 4 protein, with translation MPDNTAPRGVLSLTPFFLYADHQKLWKPRFDPMGGMHVLGHAIVTEMGRRGFPQRVLTMAPPGIPKDLQIAPNITVHARRLPVLPIPSKLEGYFGLVGAWAKASLLYVMQNKEQLKREIGIVHAHCDGSGSAPAYAYAAARVLDVPCVAHIYSCRSLTQHPTTVFERVVDPVAKSAEKYVIQNSGAVLTLSDKVRERIRDELHVPDDRVHRLAHLVTDNFVGHDTPERREELRQRFGLTDDKPTILYVGRISSEKGVDWFVKAAAEVAKRRDCRFLIAGDGPQRGDIEALARQLGVADKLVITGFLLPEYIPSIISLSTLAVLPSQYEELGVVVLEYMMMKRPVVAHDVSGVHKLVEHMKTGVLVPPFDPPKLGDAIEMVLDDPDLARRLAENAESIPQQYSLASAGERLQAIYLSLMEES, from the coding sequence ATGCCTGACAACACTGCCCCACGGGGCGTCCTTTCGCTGACGCCGTTCTTCCTCTACGCCGATCACCAGAAGCTGTGGAAGCCACGGTTCGACCCGATGGGCGGCATGCACGTGTTGGGCCACGCGATCGTCACGGAGATGGGCCGGCGGGGTTTCCCGCAGCGGGTCCTCACCATGGCCCCGCCCGGCATCCCGAAGGACCTCCAGATCGCGCCGAACATCACCGTGCACGCCCGGCGCCTGCCGGTGCTGCCGATCCCGTCCAAGCTGGAGGGGTACTTCGGCCTGGTCGGGGCGTGGGCGAAGGCCAGCCTGCTCTACGTGATGCAAAACAAGGAGCAGCTCAAGCGGGAGATCGGGATCGTGCACGCGCACTGCGACGGTTCCGGCTCCGCCCCGGCGTACGCGTACGCCGCGGCCAGGGTTCTGGACGTGCCGTGCGTCGCGCACATCTACTCCTGCCGGTCGCTCACCCAGCACCCGACGACGGTGTTCGAGCGGGTGGTCGACCCGGTGGCCAAGTCGGCGGAGAAGTACGTCATCCAGAACTCCGGGGCGGTCCTGACGCTCAGCGACAAGGTCCGCGAGCGGATCCGGGACGAACTGCACGTGCCGGACGACCGGGTGCACCGCCTGGCGCACCTGGTCACCGACAACTTCGTCGGCCACGACACGCCGGAGCGCCGGGAGGAGCTGCGGCAGCGGTTCGGGCTGACCGACGACAAGCCGACGATCCTCTACGTCGGCCGGATCTCGTCGGAAAAGGGCGTCGACTGGTTCGTCAAGGCCGCCGCCGAGGTGGCCAAGCGGCGGGACTGCCGGTTCCTCATCGCCGGTGACGGCCCGCAGCGCGGCGACATCGAGGCGCTGGCCCGCCAGCTCGGGGTCGCCGACAAGCTGGTCATCACCGGCTTCCTGCTCCCCGAGTACATCCCGTCGATCATCTCGCTCTCGACGCTGGCCGTCCTGCCCTCGCAGTACGAGGAGCTGGGCGTCGTGGTGCTCGAGTACATGATGATGAAGCGCCCGGTGGTGGCGCACGACGTCAGCGGCGTCCACAAGCTGGTCGAGCACATGAAGACCGGCGTGCTGGTGCCGCCCTTCGACCCTCCGAAGCTCGGCGACGCCATCGAGATGGTGCTCGACGATCCGGACCTGGCCCGTCGTCTGGCGGAGAACGCCGAGTCGATTCCCCAGCAGTACTCGCTGGCCTCGGCCGGAGAACGCCTCCAGGCGATCTACCTATCCCTCATGGAGGAGTCCTGA
- a CDS encoding Gfo/Idh/MocA family protein, producing MVERLGVAVVGGGFMGGVHAEVLTADPRVDLRWVVDRDERVGTDLAARFGARVTTTLDEALADDAVRLVVVATPAATHEPIAAQAIAAGRHVLVEKPLVLSTEAARKLAASARERGLTLAHGGNFVYAPKFARARELAEDRDALGTVHSVRVAFRTSGPDTDWFRSKATAGGGALTDLGWHAVELCRWMLGKPAIRSVTACTRQLSTAGDVEDQGVILIEFADGVIGQCDVSWLCPGGEQLTVEVIGTDGVVSADLWQGMGIEVYTNTKFSQVWEPNQGWLRPEWEWIRNSGYVHQDRQVVDAVLEGKPMTHTPDDAVAVVEALEAAYRSAADGRKVEMNA from the coding sequence ATGGTTGAGCGCTTGGGCGTCGCCGTGGTCGGCGGCGGGTTCATGGGTGGCGTGCACGCCGAGGTCCTCACCGCAGATCCCCGTGTGGATCTGCGGTGGGTGGTGGACCGGGACGAGCGCGTCGGCACGGACCTGGCCGCCCGATTCGGCGCACGCGTCACCACGACTCTCGACGAAGCGCTGGCTGACGACGCGGTCCGACTCGTGGTGGTGGCCACCCCTGCCGCCACCCACGAGCCGATCGCGGCCCAGGCCATCGCCGCAGGCCGGCACGTCCTGGTGGAGAAGCCGCTCGTGCTCTCCACCGAGGCCGCCCGGAAGCTGGCCGCGTCAGCCCGCGAACGCGGGCTGACGCTCGCCCACGGCGGCAACTTCGTCTACGCGCCGAAGTTCGCCCGGGCCCGGGAACTGGCCGAGGACCGGGACGCGCTGGGCACCGTCCACTCGGTCCGGGTGGCCTTCCGTACCTCCGGGCCGGACACCGACTGGTTCCGGTCGAAGGCGACCGCCGGCGGCGGCGCCCTCACCGACCTCGGATGGCACGCGGTCGAGCTGTGCCGCTGGATGCTCGGCAAGCCGGCCATCCGGTCGGTGACCGCCTGCACCCGTCAGCTCAGCACTGCCGGGGACGTCGAGGACCAGGGCGTCATCCTGATCGAGTTCGCCGACGGCGTGATCGGTCAGTGCGACGTCTCCTGGCTCTGCCCGGGCGGGGAGCAGCTCACGGTCGAGGTGATCGGCACCGACGGCGTGGTCAGCGCCGACCTCTGGCAGGGCATGGGCATCGAGGTCTACACCAACACCAAGTTCAGCCAGGTGTGGGAACCCAACCAGGGATGGCTGCGTCCCGAATGGGAGTGGATCCGCAACAGCGGATACGTGCACCAGGACCGTCAGGTCGTGGACGCGGTGCTCGAGGGCAAGCCGATGACGCACACCCCGGACGACGCGGTCGCGGTCGTGGAGGCCCTCGAGGCGGCCTACCGCAGCGCAGCTGACGGACGGAAAGTGGAGATGAATGCCTGA
- a CDS encoding 2-deoxy-scyllo-inosose synthase, with protein MEVEIRLGSVRYPFRLGTDCLGAIVDDLVAMSASRLLIVCDSNTGPLFGAELVERLSPHVPANLLIHRAGEPYKDLQAVGTLADSALQLGADRASVVVAVGGGVIGNIAGLMAALLFRGIRLVHIPTSLIAMSDSVLSLKQAVNACVGKNLMGTFYAPESVLADTAMLRSLPFRETVSGLCEVVKNSLAIRPSMVELLRTSLRQDAVYDDETMYQIISESILAKASVTEDDMHECRAGLVLEYGHTVGHAIEYTAGGGISHGQAIGLGMVVAAEVSHRLGHLDEEAVALHRELLTRAGAMVTIPEEVDLDEVMHRLRFDNKRGYLADPAESSAMVLLGKLGEPLWHEGRPLVSVPMALVGEVVNEIARPEIPNFELVPPPEDGRVPDTVGAADG; from the coding sequence ATGGAGGTCGAGATACGCCTAGGGTCGGTTCGGTACCCGTTCCGGCTCGGCACCGACTGCCTCGGTGCCATCGTGGACGACCTGGTCGCCATGTCGGCCAGTCGGCTCCTGATCGTCTGCGACAGCAACACCGGTCCCCTGTTCGGCGCGGAACTGGTCGAACGACTCTCCCCCCACGTTCCGGCGAACCTGCTCATCCACCGCGCCGGTGAGCCGTACAAGGATCTCCAGGCCGTCGGCACGTTGGCCGACTCGGCGCTCCAGCTCGGGGCGGACCGCGCCTCGGTGGTGGTCGCCGTCGGCGGCGGTGTCATCGGCAACATCGCGGGGCTGATGGCCGCGCTGCTCTTCCGTGGGATCCGCCTCGTCCACATCCCGACGTCGCTCATCGCGATGTCCGACTCGGTCCTCTCCCTCAAGCAGGCGGTCAACGCCTGCGTGGGCAAGAACCTGATGGGCACCTTCTACGCGCCCGAGTCCGTCCTGGCCGACACCGCCATGCTGCGGAGCCTGCCGTTCCGCGAGACGGTCTCCGGCCTCTGCGAGGTCGTCAAGAACTCCCTGGCCATCCGGCCGAGCATGGTCGAGCTGCTCCGGACGTCGCTGCGGCAGGACGCCGTCTACGACGACGAGACCATGTACCAGATCATCTCGGAGAGCATCCTGGCCAAGGCCTCGGTGACCGAGGACGACATGCACGAGTGCCGCGCCGGCCTCGTGCTCGAGTACGGCCACACGGTCGGGCACGCCATCGAGTACACCGCCGGCGGCGGTATCTCCCACGGTCAGGCGATCGGCCTCGGCATGGTGGTGGCCGCCGAGGTGTCCCACCGACTCGGCCACCTCGACGAGGAGGCCGTCGCCCTGCACCGGGAGTTGTTGACCCGGGCGGGCGCGATGGTCACCATCCCCGAGGAGGTCGACCTCGACGAGGTGATGCACCGGCTGCGCTTCGACAACAAGCGCGGCTACCTCGCCGACCCGGCCGAGAGCAGCGCCATGGTCCTCCTCGGAAAACTGGGCGAGCCGCTGTGGCACGAGGGCCGTCCGCTGGTCTCGGTCCCGATGGCCCTGGTCGGCGAGGTCGTCAACGAGATCGCCCGGCCGGAGATCCCGAACTTCGAGTTGGTGCCACCGCCCGAGGACGGCCGGGTGCCGGACACGGTGGGTGCTGCCGATGGTTGA
- a CDS encoding DegT/DnrJ/EryC1/StrS family aminotransferase, with protein sequence MTLLAVNGGSPIRAQQWPLWPAPAPGALDALNEVLHSGRWAISGPYQGKQSFERRFAEAFAEFHGIGHCVPTSSGTASLMVALEACGVGAGHEVIIPGLTWVANASTVAGVNAVPVPVDVDPQTLCLDPAAVEQAITPRTAAIVVVHLYSAVADLDALTAIAERHGIPLIEDCAQAHGARYRDRRVGTFGAFGTFSMQHSKVLTSGEGGAVITGDAALSRRAEHLRADGRTYTPCEPAVGEMELAQTAELMGNNRCLSEFQAALLLGQLELLDEQNERRRANAALLDEGLGALGVRPQVSSAGTTERTYYEWAGRISDDEIGQIGVERIAPALAAELSGAAIYASYPPMNHNRLYRPATRQRFDGIGGLDLTGYALPVSEDAGQRVVTIHHSALLGDESDMKDIVRAFEKVFTNHRELRG encoded by the coding sequence GTGACCCTTCTTGCCGTCAATGGTGGTTCCCCGATACGCGCGCAGCAGTGGCCGTTGTGGCCCGCTCCTGCGCCCGGCGCCCTCGACGCACTGAATGAGGTTCTCCATTCCGGTCGCTGGGCAATCAGCGGCCCCTATCAGGGCAAGCAGAGCTTCGAACGGCGATTCGCGGAGGCGTTCGCCGAGTTCCACGGGATCGGGCACTGCGTGCCGACCTCCAGTGGGACGGCCAGCCTCATGGTCGCGCTCGAGGCATGCGGGGTCGGGGCCGGTCACGAGGTTATCATCCCGGGCCTGACCTGGGTCGCGAACGCATCCACCGTCGCCGGGGTCAACGCGGTCCCGGTCCCCGTCGACGTGGACCCGCAGACCCTCTGTCTCGACCCCGCCGCCGTCGAGCAGGCGATCACCCCACGTACCGCCGCGATCGTCGTGGTTCACCTCTACTCCGCCGTGGCGGACCTGGACGCGCTGACCGCGATCGCCGAGCGGCACGGCATCCCGCTGATCGAGGACTGCGCGCAGGCGCACGGCGCCCGCTACCGCGACCGTCGGGTCGGCACGTTCGGGGCCTTCGGCACCTTCAGCATGCAGCACAGCAAGGTGCTCACCAGCGGTGAGGGCGGCGCCGTGATCACCGGCGACGCGGCGCTCTCCCGACGGGCCGAGCACCTGCGGGCGGACGGCCGTACGTACACGCCGTGCGAGCCCGCCGTGGGCGAGATGGAGCTGGCCCAGACCGCGGAGCTGATGGGCAACAACCGGTGCCTGTCGGAGTTCCAGGCGGCACTTCTCCTCGGCCAGCTCGAGCTGCTCGACGAGCAGAACGAGCGGCGGCGGGCCAACGCGGCCCTGCTCGACGAAGGGCTCGGCGCACTGGGCGTCCGGCCCCAGGTCTCCTCGGCCGGCACCACCGAGCGCACCTACTACGAGTGGGCGGGTCGGATCTCCGACGACGAGATCGGGCAGATCGGGGTCGAACGGATCGCCCCGGCGCTGGCCGCCGAGCTCTCCGGCGCGGCCATCTACGCCAGCTACCCGCCCATGAACCACAACCGGCTCTACCGGCCGGCCACCCGACAGCGGTTCGACGGCATCGGCGGGCTCGACCTGACCGGCTACGCCCTGCCGGTCTCCGAGGATGCCGGCCAGCGGGTCGTCACCATCCACCACTCGGCGCTGCTCGGCGACGAGTCGGACATGAAGGACATCGTTCGCGCCTTCGAGAAGGTGTTCACGAATCACCGGGAACTTCGCGGCTGA
- a CDS encoding Rmt family 16S rRNA (guanine(1405)-N(7))-methyltransferase, whose protein sequence is MTTPADDDRIHEVEQAITKSRRYQTVAPATVRRLARAALVASRGDLPDAVKRTKRGLHEIYGAFLPPSPPNYTALLRQLSSAVDAGDDEAVRAALRRAMSVHISTRERLPHLEEFYREIFRHLPRPDTLRDLACGLNPLAAPWMGLPAETVYIASDIDARLMGFVDAALTTLGVPHRTNVADLLEDRLDEPADVTLLLKTLPCLETQQRGSGWEVIDIVNSPIIVVTFPTKSLGQRSKGMFQNYSQSFESQATERSCRIQRLEIGSELIYVIQK, encoded by the coding sequence ATGACGACACCTGCGGACGACGACCGTATCCACGAGGTCGAGCAGGCCATCACCAAGAGCCGGCGGTACCAGACGGTGGCTCCGGCCACCGTGCGCCGCCTGGCCCGGGCGGCCCTCGTCGCCTCGCGAGGTGACCTGCCCGACGCGGTGAAGCGCACCAAGCGTGGCCTGCACGAGATCTACGGGGCCTTCCTGCCGCCCAGCCCGCCCAACTACACAGCGTTGCTACGGCAGCTTTCCTCGGCAGTCGACGCCGGTGACGACGAGGCGGTCCGGGCGGCCCTGCGCCGCGCCATGTCCGTACATATCTCCACCCGGGAGCGATTGCCGCACCTCGAGGAGTTCTACCGGGAGATCTTCCGCCACCTGCCCCGGCCGGACACGCTGCGTGACCTCGCTTGTGGCCTGAACCCCCTGGCCGCGCCCTGGATGGGCCTGCCCGCGGAGACCGTCTACATCGCCTCCGACATCGACGCCCGTCTGATGGGCTTCGTCGACGCCGCGCTGACGACGCTCGGCGTTCCACATCGGACGAACGTTGCCGACCTGCTCGAGGACCGTCTTGACGAGCCCGCCGATGTCACGCTATTGCTGAAGACGCTGCCCTGTCTGGAGACTCAGCAACGAGGCTCCGGGTGGGAAGTGATTGACATTGTCAACTCGCCGATTATCGTGGTAACCTTCCCGACCAAGTCTCTCGGTCAGCGATCGAAGGGGATGTTTCAGAACTATTCACAGAGTTTTGAGTCCCAGGCCACCGAACGGTCGTGCCGCATTCAGCGACTGGAGATCGGCAGCGAGCTGATTTACGTAATTCAGAAATAG